In Poecile atricapillus isolate bPoeAtr1 chromosome W, bPoeAtr1.hap1, whole genome shotgun sequence, one DNA window encodes the following:
- the LOC131592016 gene encoding cold shock domain-containing protein C2 yields MSSDPSAPPAVPPLHSPKSPVWPTFPFQREGSRIWERGNLLLRDLPSPLPTKRTRTYSATARASAGPIFKGVCKQFSRSQGHGFITPENGTEDIFVHVSDIEGEYVPVEGDEVTYKVCPIPPKNQKFQAVEVVLTNLAPHTKHETWSGQIIGS; encoded by the exons ATGTCATCGGACCCCAGCGCCCCACCGGCAGTGCCACCCCTACACTCCCCTAAGTCACCAGTGTGGCCCACCTTCCCCTTCCAGCGGGAGGGCAGCCGCATCTGGGAGCGGGGCAACCTCCTTCTCCGGGACCtgcccagccccctccccaccaagaGGACCAGGACCTACTCGGC GACAGCGCGTGCTTCCGCTGGCCCCATCTTCAAGGGCGTCTGCAAGCAGTTCTCTCGCTCCCAGGGCCACGGGTTTATCACCCCAGAGAATGGCACTGAGGACATTTTTGTGCATGTGTCTGA cATCGAGGGAGAGTACGTCCCAGTGGAGGGGGACGAGGTGACGTAcaaggtctgccccatccctcccAAGAACCAGAAGTTCCAGGCAGTGGAGGTGGTCCTCACCAACCTGGCGCCTCACACGAAGCACGAGACATGGTCCGGCCAGATCATCGGCTCCTAG
- the LOC131592249 gene encoding DNA-directed RNA polymerase III subunit RPC8, translating into MFVLVEMTDTVRIPPWQFERKLNESIAEELNKKLANKVVYNVGLCICLYDITKLEDSYIFPGDGASHTKVHFRYVVFHPFLDEILIGQIKSCSQDGVHVSIGFFDDIVIPPESLQQPAKFDEAEQVWVWEYETEEGAHDLYMDIGEEIRFRVVDETFVDTSPTGPSSAEASTSNAAEEVQKKEAPYTLVGSISEPGLGLLSWWTNS; encoded by the exons ATGTTTGTCCTGGTGGAGATGACTGACACTGTAAGAATTCCCCCCTGGCAGTTTGAGAGGAAACTGAACGAATCCATTGCTGAGGAGCTAAACAAGAAATTGGCCAATAAG GTCGTATACAATGTTGGGCTCTGCATCTGTCTGTATGATATCACAAAGCTGGAAGATTCATACATATTTCCTGGGGATGGTGCGTCACATACCAAAG tgcATTTCCGCTATGTGGTCTTCCATCCCTTCCTGGATGAGATTCTGATTGGACAGATTAAAAGCTGCAGTCAGGATGGCGTCCACG tttCTATTGGATTCTTTGATGATATTGTCATCCCACCAGaatccctgcagcagccagcaaagTT TGATGAAGCAGAGCAGGTGTGGGTGTGGGAATATGAGACAGAAGAAGGGGCCCATGACCTTTACATGGACATTGGGGAAGAGATCCGCTTCCGAGTTGTGGATGAGACATTTGTTGATACGTCACCCACCGGTCCAAGCTCTGCAGAGGCTTCCACTTCAAATGCTGCAGAAGAAGTCCAGAAGAAAGAGGCACCTTACACTCTTGTG GGATCAATCAGCGAGCCAGGCCTGGGTCTCCTGTCGTGGTGGACAAACAGTTAG